From a single Capsicum annuum cultivar UCD-10X-F1 chromosome 12, UCD10Xv1.1, whole genome shotgun sequence genomic region:
- the LOC107850770 gene encoding UBX domain-containing protein 1 isoform X2 — MAEGGDGGTGQHEEMVVPEVDQNLLSELETMGFPKARAIRALHFSGNASLEAAVNWVVEHESDPDIDETPMVPASAKKAEASKPSLTPEEIKMKQQELKERARKKKEEEDRQREREREKERIRIGKELLEAKRIEEDNERKRIIALRKAEKAEEQRAREKIRQKLEEDKAERRRKLGLPPEDPASPKPSTAPVVEEKKSSFLPVRPATKAERMRECLRTLKQAHKDDDAKVKTAFNTLLTYAKNVATNPNEEKFRKIRLSNAAFQDRIGKLQGGIEFLEHCGFEKIEGGEFLYLPREKVDMAVLNTAGTELNNAIKNPFFGVL; from the exons ATGGCAGAGGGTGGTGATGGTGGTACTGGCCAGCATGAAG AAATGGTTGTTCCTGAAGTTGACCAAAACCTGCTCTCGGAACTCGAGACAATGGGATTTCCGAAAGCTAGGGCTATCCGGGCACTCCACTTTTCTG GCAATGCCAGCTTGGAGGCTGCTGTAAATTGGGTTGTAGAGCATGAAAGTGACCCAGACATTGATGAAACACCGATG GTACCTGCCAGTGCCAAGAAAGCTGAGGCTTCAAAGCCTTCTCTTACTCCAGaggaaataaagatgaaacaacAAGAGTTGAAGGAGCGTGCTCGtaaaaagaaagaagaggaagacagacaaagagaaagagagagagaaaag GAAAGAATTAGAATTGGTAAGGAACTCCTGGAAGCAAAACGGATTGAGGAAGATAATGAAAGAAAACG TATAATAGCATTGCGCAAGGCCGAAAAAGCGGAAGAACAACGAGCTAGGGAGAAGATTCGTCAGAAGCTGGAAGAAGATAAG GCAGAAAGAAGAAGGAAGCTCGGTTTGCCACCAGAAGATCCCGCTTCCCCCAAACCGTCTACTGCACCTgttgtggaggaaaaaaag AGCTCGTTTTTGCCTGTCAGACCAGCTACAAAGGCAGAGCGGATGAGAGAGTGCCTGCGAACTCTTAAGCAGGCCCACAAG GATGATGATGCCAAAGTCAAGACTGCTTTCAACACGCTGCTAACTTATGCAAAGAATGTCGCTACAAATCCCAATGAGGAGAAATTTCGCAAGATTAGACTTAGTAATGCTGCTTTTCAG GATAGAATTGGCAAACTGCAAGGAGGCATCGAGTTTCTTGAGCACTGTGGATTCGAGAAAATTGAAGGGGGTGAATTCTTGTACCTGCCAAGAGAAAAAGTGGACATGGCAGTACTTAATACTGCTGGAACTGAGTTGAACAATGCCATTAAAAATCCCTTCTTTGGAGTCCTCTAA
- the LOC107850771 gene encoding actin-related protein 2/3 complex subunit 4 produces MANPLRLYLTCIRNTLEAAMCLQNFPCQEVERHNKPEVELKTSPELLLNPVTICRNEAEKCLIETSINSLRISLKVKQTDELENILTKKFLRFLSMRAEAFQVLRRKPVEGYDISFLITNYHCEDMQKQKLIDFIVQFMEDIDKEISELKLSVNTRGRLVATEFLKQFI; encoded by the exons ATG GCAAATCCATTGCGATTGTATCTGACATGCATAAGAAACACGCTCGAAGCAGCAATGTGTCTTCAG AATTTCCCATGCCAAGAAGTAGAGAGGCATAACAAACCGGAGGTTGAACTAAA GACAAGCCCAGAACTTCTTCTCAATCCT GTTACGATTTGTAGAAATGAGGCTGAAAAGTGTTTGATTGAGACATCTATAAATTCCCTAAGAATAAGTCTAAAG GTGAAACAGACAGATGAACTTGAAAATATACTAACGAAGAAGTTTCTTAGATTTTTGTCGATGAGAGCAGAAGCATTTCAGGTGTTGAGGAGAAAGCCTGTTGAG GGCTACGACATTAGTTTTCTCATCACAAATTATCATTGTGAAGACATGCAGAAGCAGAAGCTTATTGATTTCATCGTGCAATTCATGGAG GACATCGATAAGGAGATCAGCGAACTGAAACTGTCAGTGAATACGCGAGGGAGGCTTGTCGCTACAGAGTTTCTAAAGCAATTCATCTGA
- the LOC107850942 gene encoding F-box/kelch-repeat protein SKIP6 isoform X2, with the protein MADVGAQSQLIPNLPDDIALQCLARIPRSHHPTLSLVSKSWRSTLTSSPTLYNTRSLIRTTETFLYLSLRINSTFHWFNCWEMGPRMRIGREFAAAGVVNGKIYVMGGCVVDNWAKSMNWAEVFDPATGLWTALPSPIEVRDKWMHATAVVGARVYAMTDRGVVVYDVEGCQWGTVSKRLDLGWRGRAVVVGGVLYCYDYLGKIIGYDVKEDVWKELRGVDKGLPKFFCGATMVNFDDRLCVVWEGKGSGKEVDIMCAEIQVQRDEDGGLSGNILWSDMILVVPNGASIVQCLAVDL; encoded by the exons ATGGCGGATGTTGGTGCACAATCTCAGCTGATCCCTAATCTCCCAGACGACATAGCCTTACAGTGTCTAGCAAGAATCCCCCGTTCCCATCACCCTACACTGTCTCTCGTCTCCAAATCTTGGCGGTCCACCTTAACTTCTTCCCCTACACTCTACAACACCCGATCACTCATCCGTACTACCGAAACTTTCCTCTACTTAAGCCTCCGTATTAACTCCACTTTCCACTG GTTTAATTGTTGGGAAATGGGACCGAGGATGAGGATTGGTAGAGAGTTTGCTGCGGCTGGTGTTGTGAATGGGAAGATTTATGTGATGGGTGGGTGTGTGGTTGATAATTGGGCGAAGTCGATGAATTGGGCTGAGGTTTTTGATCCCGCAACGGGGTTATGGACTGCGTTACCGAGTCCGATTGAAGTTAGGGATAAGTGGATGCATGCTACTGCGGTTGTGGGGGCCAGGGTTTATGCGATGACGGATAGGGGAGTAGTGGTGTATGATGTTGAAGGGTGTCAATGGGGGACTGTGTCGAAAAGGCTTGATTTGGGTTGGAGAGGACGGGCTGTGGTGGTGGGAGGGGTGCTGTATTGTTACGATTATTTGGGTAAGATTATAGGGTATGATGTGAAGGAAGATGTATGGAAAGAGTTGAGAGGGGTGGATAAGGGGTTGCCAAAGTTTTTTTGTGGTGCTACGATGGTGAATTTCGATGATAGGTTATGTGTTGTGTGGGAAGGAAAAGGGAGCGGCAAGGAAGTTGATATTATGTGTGCGGAGATTCAAGTGCAGAGGGATGAGGATGGAGGGTTGAGTGGGAACATTTTGTGGTCGGATATGATTCTTGTTGTTCCTAATGGTGCCTCAATTGTGCAATGCTTGGCAGTTGATTTGTGA
- the LOC107850942 gene encoding F-box/kelch-repeat protein SKIP6 isoform X1: protein MADVGAQSQLIPNLPDDIALQCLARIPRSHHPTLSLVSKSWRSTLTSSPTLYNTRSLIRTTETFLYLSLRINSTFHWYTLVSHKLLFPVCSMPVKPIGPAFAVLGSKIYVIGGSIGEIPSNNVWVFDCRFNCWEMGPRMRIGREFAAAGVVNGKIYVMGGCVVDNWAKSMNWAEVFDPATGLWTALPSPIEVRDKWMHATAVVGARVYAMTDRGVVVYDVEGCQWGTVSKRLDLGWRGRAVVVGGVLYCYDYLGKIIGYDVKEDVWKELRGVDKGLPKFFCGATMVNFDDRLCVVWEGKGSGKEVDIMCAEIQVQRDEDGGLSGNILWSDMILVVPNGASIVQCLAVDL, encoded by the coding sequence ATGGCGGATGTTGGTGCACAATCTCAGCTGATCCCTAATCTCCCAGACGACATAGCCTTACAGTGTCTAGCAAGAATCCCCCGTTCCCATCACCCTACACTGTCTCTCGTCTCCAAATCTTGGCGGTCCACCTTAACTTCTTCCCCTACACTCTACAACACCCGATCACTCATCCGTACTACCGAAACTTTCCTCTACTTAAGCCTCCGTATTAACTCCACTTTCCACTGGTACACTCTCGTCTCCCACAAATTGTTGTTTCCAGTTTGTTCAATGCCCGTTAAGCCGATTGGACCGGCTTTTGCTGTATTGGGATCCAAGATATATGTGATTGGTGGATCTATTGGTGAAATACCGTCGAATAATGTGTGGGTTTTTGATTGTAGGTTTAATTGTTGGGAAATGGGACCGAGGATGAGGATTGGTAGAGAGTTTGCTGCGGCTGGTGTTGTGAATGGGAAGATTTATGTGATGGGTGGGTGTGTGGTTGATAATTGGGCGAAGTCGATGAATTGGGCTGAGGTTTTTGATCCCGCAACGGGGTTATGGACTGCGTTACCGAGTCCGATTGAAGTTAGGGATAAGTGGATGCATGCTACTGCGGTTGTGGGGGCCAGGGTTTATGCGATGACGGATAGGGGAGTAGTGGTGTATGATGTTGAAGGGTGTCAATGGGGGACTGTGTCGAAAAGGCTTGATTTGGGTTGGAGAGGACGGGCTGTGGTGGTGGGAGGGGTGCTGTATTGTTACGATTATTTGGGTAAGATTATAGGGTATGATGTGAAGGAAGATGTATGGAAAGAGTTGAGAGGGGTGGATAAGGGGTTGCCAAAGTTTTTTTGTGGTGCTACGATGGTGAATTTCGATGATAGGTTATGTGTTGTGTGGGAAGGAAAAGGGAGCGGCAAGGAAGTTGATATTATGTGTGCGGAGATTCAAGTGCAGAGGGATGAGGATGGAGGGTTGAGTGGGAACATTTTGTGGTCGGATATGATTCTTGTTGTTCCTAATGGTGCCTCAATTGTGCAATGCTTGGCAGTTGATTTGTGA
- the LOC107850770 gene encoding chromatin assembly factor 1 subunit A-B isoform X1, which produces MSGVSLKCGDCGTLFKSVEEAQEHAELTSHANFSESTEAVLNLVCTSCGKPCRSKTESDLHTKRTGHTEFTDKTAEAVKPISLEVPKPKPNDDEDMAEGGDGGTGQHEEMVVPEVDQNLLSELETMGFPKARAIRALHFSGNASLEAAVNWVVEHESDPDIDETPMVPASAKKAEASKPSLTPEEIKMKQQELKERARKKKEEEDRQREREREKERIRIGKELLEAKRIEEDNERKRIIALRKAEKAEEQRAREKIRQKLEEDKAERRRKLGLPPEDPASPKPSTAPVVEEKKSSFLPVRPATKAERMRECLRTLKQAHKDDDAKVKTAFNTLLTYAKNVATNPNEEKFRKIRLSNAAFQDRIGKLQGGIEFLEHCGFEKIEGGEFLYLPREKVDMAVLNTAGTELNNAIKNPFFGVL; this is translated from the exons ATGTCAGGTGTATCATTGAAGTGTGGTGATTGTGGAACACTTTTTAAATCTGTGGAAGAAGCACAAGAACATGCTGAACTTACTTCACATGCTAATTTCTCTGAATCAACTGAAGCTGTTCTTAATCTTGTTTGTACTTCTTGTGGCAAGCCTTGTCGTTCCAAAAcg GAGAGTGATTTACACACCAAGAGAACTGGGCACACGGAATTTACTGACAAGACAGCAGAGGCAGTGAAGCCAATCAGCTTGGAGGTGCCAAAGCCAAAGCCCAACGATGATGAAGACATGGCAGAGGGTGGTGATGGTGGTACTGGCCAGCATGAAG AAATGGTTGTTCCTGAAGTTGACCAAAACCTGCTCTCGGAACTCGAGACAATGGGATTTCCGAAAGCTAGGGCTATCCGGGCACTCCACTTTTCTG GCAATGCCAGCTTGGAGGCTGCTGTAAATTGGGTTGTAGAGCATGAAAGTGACCCAGACATTGATGAAACACCGATG GTACCTGCCAGTGCCAAGAAAGCTGAGGCTTCAAAGCCTTCTCTTACTCCAGaggaaataaagatgaaacaacAAGAGTTGAAGGAGCGTGCTCGtaaaaagaaagaagaggaagacagacaaagagaaagagagagagaaaag GAAAGAATTAGAATTGGTAAGGAACTCCTGGAAGCAAAACGGATTGAGGAAGATAATGAAAGAAAACG TATAATAGCATTGCGCAAGGCCGAAAAAGCGGAAGAACAACGAGCTAGGGAGAAGATTCGTCAGAAGCTGGAAGAAGATAAG GCAGAAAGAAGAAGGAAGCTCGGTTTGCCACCAGAAGATCCCGCTTCCCCCAAACCGTCTACTGCACCTgttgtggaggaaaaaaag AGCTCGTTTTTGCCTGTCAGACCAGCTACAAAGGCAGAGCGGATGAGAGAGTGCCTGCGAACTCTTAAGCAGGCCCACAAG GATGATGATGCCAAAGTCAAGACTGCTTTCAACACGCTGCTAACTTATGCAAAGAATGTCGCTACAAATCCCAATGAGGAGAAATTTCGCAAGATTAGACTTAGTAATGCTGCTTTTCAG GATAGAATTGGCAAACTGCAAGGAGGCATCGAGTTTCTTGAGCACTGTGGATTCGAGAAAATTGAAGGGGGTGAATTCTTGTACCTGCCAAGAGAAAAAGTGGACATGGCAGTACTTAATACTGCTGGAACTGAGTTGAACAATGCCATTAAAAATCCCTTCTTTGGAGTCCTCTAA